CTGAACATGTAAAGTTCGTTGAACCCATTTCTCCCTACCAGGACTGAGTTTCTCCTTCCCTGATCCACAATGAGAAATAGTGATAATTTTAGAGCATAAAGACGACTGATGGACAGAGCAATAGGAAGGACATACATAAATCAACAGTGGAATAAAGACTCTTATACGACATGGCAGCGAATGCTCTGAAAATGTTAAAGGAATCAGGAAAGTACGGTAAAATCTCCATAATAAATTCCATACCCTGTCAAGGACCGTGAAATCGCGAGGTGCGCTGGTGTATATTCTGCTCATTTCCTCTGCCAAATTTTTGTAACCATCCTCTTCTTCTCCCTCCAGACCTTCTGTCTCTTTTCTCGTTCTCTCACTGTCTTGATCCACACCCCAGCCGGAAAAGAATCCCGTGAAGTCCATAAGACCTCTTGCTTTCCTTGATCCTGTCTTGCCAAAGCTGGGGTGAATAAGACTAAAATCTGTCAAAAGTGGAGTCTTGCTAAAGAAATCTGATCCTTCTAGTCCGATTGCATAAGTTGCTTCTGGAGTGCTCGCCGTCAGATGACTTATAACTGCACCCGTGAAATGGACGGATGAATCACTTGAGTTGCAGACTAGAATTTCAGAGGATAAAGCATCTTCTCCGAGTGTTATGATCTGTTTAACTTCAATATTGCTTTCCACATTTTGGCTTATCAGTTCTACCTGCATAAGTACATCTGGACATCAATAAGGTACTGAGTTTGAAACGACAGGGAATTCAAAAGTTAAGGATGGAATGAAAAGGAACTATTGGATTCCAGCAGCCTGTTCTTTTCAATCTGATATCCAATTAATAATTGAGCGCGCATGTTTATCTTAATAAATGTGTGGAGATTGTCAATCATGGTGTCACAAGCTTTCTCCAGGGTTGATAAACAAGTACTACAACAAAACTAACCCGAATAAATTCCAGAGAGCTTCCTTGAACTCCGCGCAGAGTCCAAGTCTTTGGAGACCATAAAATCCCGTTCAGATCAAACTTGAGGTCTAATGAAACTCCACCGTGAATAAGTGCTTCACCATTTTCCCCTTCTGAGACTGAGGTGTGCAGTAACTCCATGGTGGCTCCATGCCACATTAAAGGCTTGTATGAAGTGATGAGCCCGCTGGGAAGCATCAGCTTAGCTACGCTTCCATTTTCCATGGTCATCTTGACCATACAACTCTCCTCACCACTGCTGATACCAGAGAACGAGACTCCATGGCTTCCATACTCATTTTCTAGACAGTCCACGTCTAGAGGTGGGCACCAGACTGATGCTGCTACCGATGGCAATCTGGGCTCTCTTTTCTTGCTGCTAGAAATGTTGCACACGAAAGAAGCAGGAGGACACTGCAGACGATGAACGGTCTTGGTAGGTAACAGTACTGGTT
The Coffea arabica cultivar ET-39 chromosome 6c, Coffea Arabica ET-39 HiFi, whole genome shotgun sequence genome window above contains:
- the LOC140008948 gene encoding protein NDH-DEPENDENT CYCLIC ELECTRON FLOW 5-like; the encoded protein is MTPFQLEGIMTSSTIHSGFLSPHFIPLSNTRKPVLLPTKTVHRLQCPPASFVCNISSSKKREPRLPSVAASVWCPPLDVDCLENEYGSHGVSFSGISSGEESCMVKMTMENGSVAKLMLPSGLITSYKPLMWHGATMELLHTSVSEGENGEALIHGGVSLDLKFDLNGILWSPKTWTLRGVQGSSLEFIRVELISQNVESNIEVKQIITLGEDALSSEILVCNSSDSSVHFTGAVISHLTASTPEATYAIGLEGSDFFSKTPLLTDFSLIHPSFGKTGSRKARGLMDFTGFFSGWGVDQDSERTRKETEGLEGEEEDGYKNLAEEMSRIYTSAPRDFTVLDRGRRNSVLVGRNGFNELYMFSPGSSHEWYGKYSYICVGQAALLQPITLSSQSEWRGKQRLCNPNL